Proteins encoded in a region of the Pseudothermotoga elfii DSM 9442 = NBRC 107921 genome:
- a CDS encoding carbohydrate kinase family protein, whose amino-acid sequence MDEKVAIFGKINVDTFLYIDQLLIGENHLCQQTFVDIGGKGANTAIALAKLGIPCHLIACIGSDSISQSVLKKIEKYGVDTSFIRSCNAQTGKTFVVVESKGRNTMFHLLGANDHLTPEIIDWTFLEKSSAVFVQFGIPFETVREVVTMSKRNGKYVYIDPAGFPDESVFEIIAYADTVAPNETEILKLTKETNLEKAVKKLLSTGVEEVVVKLGSKGASLFTEKTSFHINAYEVNVIDTTGAGDAFNAAYIAGKMKKFGRRETLKLAVAASSICVSKQGTSSASPTRDELTSFLNSIGEKELVKSL is encoded by the coding sequence ATGGATGAGAAAGTGGCGATTTTTGGGAAAATTAATGTTGATACTTTTCTTTACATTGATCAGCTTCTAATAGGGGAAAATCATCTTTGCCAGCAAACATTTGTTGATATTGGAGGCAAAGGTGCAAATACCGCTATAGCCCTTGCAAAGCTCGGCATACCGTGCCACCTAATTGCCTGCATTGGTAGTGATAGTATCTCTCAAAGTGTTTTGAAGAAAATAGAGAAATATGGTGTAGATACGTCATTTATAAGATCTTGTAACGCTCAAACGGGTAAAACATTCGTAGTTGTCGAATCAAAAGGTAGAAACACAATGTTTCATTTGCTCGGTGCGAATGATCACCTCACTCCAGAAATTATAGATTGGACTTTCCTGGAAAAATCTTCCGCTGTTTTTGTCCAATTTGGTATACCATTCGAAACTGTCAGAGAAGTTGTGACTATGTCAAAACGTAACGGAAAATATGTTTATATAGATCCAGCAGGATTCCCAGATGAATCAGTTTTTGAAATCATTGCTTATGCGGACACAGTTGCTCCAAATGAAACTGAGATATTGAAATTAACAAAAGAAACAAACCTGGAAAAGGCGGTCAAAAAACTTTTATCAACGGGTGTGGAAGAAGTTGTGGTCAAGCTTGGTAGCAAAGGAGCAAGTTTGTTCACCGAGAAAACGTCATTTCACATCAACGCCTATGAAGTTAATGTAATTGACACAACAGGCGCAGGAGATGCTTTCAACGCAGCCTATATAGCAGGAAAAATGAAAAAATTCGGCAGGCGTGAAACCTTAAAACTCGCAGTGGCGGCTTCTTCGATTTGTGTTTCAAAACAGGGTACCTCAAGTGCAAGCCCCACCAGAGATGAATTAACCAGTTTCCTAAATTCCATAGGCGAAAAAGAACTCGTAAAGTCTTTGTGA
- a CDS encoding CTP synthase — protein MKKYIVVTGGVLSGVGKGIFSASLARLLKECGIRVNVLKIDPYLNVDAGTMNPNQHGEVFVTEDGYEADLDLGHYERFLGENMSRKNNITAGQIYSAIVEKEREGGYLGSTVQIVPHVTGEIRKRIESLEGEVNVIEIGGTVGDIESEVFLESVRELALEKPLEDFLFIHVTYVPYLKASNEFKTKPTQQSVQLLRRSGINPDMIVIRSETPVNADSLKKVALFGGVPLNMVINLPDVPNVYSIVEILKNYELHKKIADRLRININESTFSWNYPKTFKPFKIALIAKYLGTDDAYKSIIESVFLSGCSKPVTVDAQSLEEMSWQHLCATLSEYDGLIIPGGFGKRGIEGKIRAIQFARMYKKPLLGICLGMQLMVIEFARNVMGYKEANSTEFDPDTPYPVITMMEEQKKVLQLGGTMRLGAQLMEILENTKLWQIYGIAKVSERHRHRYEVNYDQFPELFKFPDEKGEKLTISAKSNFVEAIELQDHPYFIGIQFHPELKTKVGKPHPLFTEFIKTIEDLSK, from the coding sequence GTGAAAAAATACATTGTCGTAACAGGCGGAGTTTTGAGTGGAGTTGGGAAGGGCATTTTTTCTGCTTCTTTGGCAAGATTACTTAAAGAATGTGGCATTCGCGTCAATGTACTGAAGATAGATCCTTACTTAAATGTGGATGCCGGTACCATGAATCCCAATCAACATGGTGAAGTGTTTGTCACTGAGGATGGTTATGAAGCAGATCTGGATCTGGGGCACTATGAAAGATTTCTAGGAGAAAACATGAGTCGAAAAAACAACATTACAGCCGGTCAAATTTATTCGGCGATTGTCGAGAAAGAAAGAGAAGGAGGATATCTTGGCTCCACAGTGCAGATCGTTCCACACGTGACGGGAGAAATCAGAAAAAGAATCGAGTCGCTTGAAGGAGAAGTCAACGTCATAGAGATAGGCGGTACAGTTGGCGATATAGAAAGTGAAGTTTTTCTGGAAAGTGTTCGTGAGCTTGCTTTAGAAAAACCTCTCGAGGATTTTCTTTTTATTCATGTCACCTATGTACCGTATTTGAAAGCATCAAATGAATTTAAAACGAAGCCCACTCAGCAATCAGTCCAGCTTCTCAGAAGGTCTGGTATAAATCCAGACATGATAGTCATCCGCAGCGAAACTCCCGTTAACGCAGACAGTTTGAAAAAAGTTGCACTTTTTGGAGGCGTTCCGCTGAATATGGTAATAAACCTTCCGGATGTACCAAATGTGTACTCAATCGTCGAAATATTAAAAAATTACGAATTGCATAAAAAAATTGCAGACAGGTTGAGAATAAATATTAACGAATCAACATTCAGCTGGAATTACCCAAAAACCTTCAAACCATTTAAAATAGCTCTTATAGCCAAATATCTTGGTACAGACGATGCATATAAAAGTATCATAGAGTCAGTGTTTCTCTCAGGGTGTTCAAAACCCGTTACCGTGGACGCGCAATCTCTGGAGGAAATGAGCTGGCAACATCTCTGTGCAACGCTCTCCGAATACGATGGCTTGATAATACCAGGTGGGTTTGGCAAAAGAGGTATTGAAGGGAAGATAAGAGCTATACAGTTTGCAAGAATGTACAAAAAACCCCTGCTTGGGATCTGTCTTGGTATGCAACTGATGGTTATAGAATTTGCAAGAAATGTTATGGGATATAAAGAAGCAAACTCCACAGAATTTGACCCGGATACACCATATCCTGTCATAACAATGATGGAAGAACAGAAAAAAGTACTTCAACTTGGTGGAACAATGAGGCTTGGAGCTCAATTAATGGAAATCCTCGAAAACACTAAACTCTGGCAAATATATGGCATTGCCAAAGTCAGTGAAAGGCACAGGCATCGATACGAAGTAAACTACGATCAATTTCCAGAGTTGTTCAAATTTCCAGACGAAAAAGGAGAAAAGCTCACCATAAGTGCAAAATCAAATTTTGTGGAAGCGATAGAGCTTCAAGACCATCCATATTTTATCGGCATACAATTTCACCCAGAACTTAAGACAAAAGTTGGAAAACCACACCCACTGTTCACAGAGTTTATAAAAACTATTGAAGATCTTTCAAAATAA
- a CDS encoding HAD family hydrolase, with translation MKLIIFDVGGVVCSNTSVVDHLSSYLNLSRKQFLDFAYQSGLHKLQEGKVCVKDFWEKFSELYGKTIEEDLWAKFFKPDLIVETVEIILELKKKHRIVAGTNTIESHYKIHTARNDYRFFDSIYASHIIGISKPDTRFFNHILEKEKVKPEDTVFIDDTSENVESAAKLGIKSILFTSAQELRRQLPLIL, from the coding sequence GTGAAATTGATCATATTTGATGTGGGTGGAGTGGTATGTTCAAATACATCGGTTGTAGATCATTTAAGCAGTTACTTGAATCTGAGCAGAAAGCAATTCCTTGATTTTGCCTACCAGAGTGGTTTACACAAATTGCAGGAAGGAAAGGTTTGTGTAAAAGATTTCTGGGAGAAATTCTCAGAGCTCTATGGAAAAACAATTGAAGAAGATCTATGGGCAAAGTTTTTCAAACCAGATTTGATTGTCGAGACTGTGGAGATCATCTTAGAACTCAAGAAAAAACATAGAATTGTTGCAGGGACAAACACAATCGAATCTCATTACAAAATCCATACGGCGCGGAATGACTATAGATTCTTCGATAGTATCTACGCTTCGCATATAATAGGAATTTCTAAACCAGATACGAGGTTTTTCAACCACATTCTTGAAAAAGAGAAGGTAAAACCGGAAGATACTGTTTTTATAGACGATACTTCTGAAAACGTAGAATCAGCAGCAAAACTTGGTATAAAATCAATTTTATTCACATCAGCTCAAGAACTCAGGCGGCAATTGCCGCTTATTTTATAG
- a CDS encoding ABC transporter substrate-binding protein, with product MKKGLLLLSLLALAGIILGAKTTITWWINPWRISPPGHPSDKPLTGEEFPKWISEEFMKLHPDVEVKYVLVTNQEYAQKLAAAIATKTQPDFFKGPVWDSRWAKNGLLEPIDEYLSQEDWNDFYTQCLKAGYINGKHYVWPWVYGTNGMGSTMLLYTPDFERAGIDWKKIVNEGWTMEEFLEACKKLTWDEDGDGKADHYAIAFGAKGDMVHNILNFVYAFGGRLANEAESEVILNSPEAIAALQFVLDLIEKHGVAPKGAEALGIYDVIGYFHTHKASIGFGGPYEIGRITRYVNEGRLAEAFYPVIAPFPHLSGRDPVAYARGSGFVVFKQSDPKKREMIFEFLKFITNHENIALLETLNYLTARKSVNETLYQNDQYMNEQVKRYAHIMDNYGIEFFGSEEFPWSQMNAHFVAALEAIFAKTKTPQQALNEFVSEANKILKKAK from the coding sequence ATGAAAAAAGGTTTACTCTTACTGTCTTTGCTTGCTTTAGCAGGTATCATCCTTGGTGCAAAGACAACTATTACGTGGTGGATCAACCCATGGCGTATATCCCCTCCAGGGCATCCATCTGACAAACCCCTTACAGGAGAAGAATTTCCAAAATGGATTTCTGAAGAATTCATGAAACTCCATCCGGATGTAGAAGTTAAATATGTACTTGTTACAAACCAAGAATACGCCCAAAAACTTGCCGCAGCAATCGCGACGAAAACCCAGCCAGATTTCTTTAAGGGACCTGTCTGGGATAGCAGATGGGCAAAGAACGGATTACTCGAACCAATCGACGAATATCTCAGCCAAGAAGATTGGAACGATTTTTACACTCAGTGCTTGAAAGCAGGTTACATAAACGGTAAGCACTATGTATGGCCATGGGTTTATGGAACAAATGGAATGGGGTCCACAATGTTGCTGTACACACCAGATTTTGAAAGAGCCGGTATAGATTGGAAAAAAATTGTGAATGAAGGCTGGACGATGGAAGAATTCTTAGAAGCATGCAAGAAGCTTACGTGGGATGAAGATGGAGACGGGAAAGCTGATCATTACGCGATTGCATTCGGTGCAAAAGGTGATATGGTACACAATATTTTGAATTTTGTCTACGCATTTGGAGGAAGACTGGCAAACGAAGCTGAAAGCGAAGTCATACTGAACAGTCCTGAAGCCATCGCTGCACTTCAATTTGTTCTGGATCTCATAGAAAAACACGGTGTTGCACCAAAGGGTGCGGAGGCACTGGGAATATACGACGTTATAGGATACTTCCATACGCACAAAGCCAGCATTGGTTTTGGAGGGCCTTACGAAATAGGAAGAATCACACGTTATGTAAACGAAGGCAGGTTAGCAGAAGCCTTTTATCCTGTAATAGCACCATTTCCACACCTATCAGGTAGAGATCCTGTAGCATATGCAAGAGGTAGTGGCTTTGTAGTTTTCAAACAAAGTGATCCAAAGAAGCGTGAGATGATTTTTGAATTTCTGAAATTTATAACTAACCATGAAAATATAGCACTCCTGGAAACTCTCAATTACCTGACTGCAAGAAAATCGGTAAATGAAACTCTTTATCAAAACGATCAATACATGAATGAGCAGGTCAAGAGATACGCCCACATAATGGATAACTATGGCATAGAATTTTTCGGTAGCGAGGAATTCCCATGGTCTCAAATGAATGCACATTTTGTGGCAGCACTTGAAGCTATCTTTGCAAAAACAAAAACACCGCAGCAAGCATTAAACGAATTTGTTTCAGAGGCAAACAAAATTTTGAAAAAAGCAAAATAG